One region of SAR324 cluster bacterium genomic DNA includes:
- a CDS encoding PilZ domain-containing protein, with translation MEGERHSHRVQQKLPCLIVNRQNLRYCEGKIIDLSSTGMLLSGMDSQFAVVGHPLQVTFLFLSLDDEEEELFINANVVRVIPQNDDEAQLGVQFKDNTERMRKMLEVWLTLKFEQDWRKEIHYMFK, from the coding sequence ATGGAAGGGGAACGACATTCTCACCGGGTTCAACAGAAACTGCCATGTCTGATTGTCAATCGTCAAAATCTGCGTTATTGCGAAGGCAAAATAATTGATCTGTCCTCTACGGGCATGCTGCTGTCTGGAATGGACTCGCAATTTGCCGTGGTAGGGCATCCTTTGCAGGTAACATTCCTGTTTTTGAGTCTGGATGATGAGGAAGAAGAACTGTTTATCAATGCGAATGTGGTGCGGGTGATACCACAGAATGATGATGAGGCCCAACTTGGTGTTCAATTCAAGGATAATACGGAGCGTATGCGGAAAATGCTGGAAGTATGGTTGACCCTCAAATTTGAACAGGATTGGCGCAAGGAAATACATTACATGTTCAAGTAA
- a CDS encoding alpha/beta hydrolase: protein MRKLIFVLGLSLLALIVSGCNLFKKEQKAPKEPLLRQTGQNAVESFSSEEHVDADVWVVTTRNAEKNSDSTFSFSTKVSPELTMLAVNSQTSQNSIWSERDDNAYQRLAQYMAAKRNVQNCIMYIHGYGADITKLIDQSRKIGLLYQSRVIALDWPTYQQWFENETDSTYARYWESRKNAIDSSMVFGRFLKAFFQQYPETGCASITLLAQGQGNILVQSLVEKELFDSDMVYFDSIVLNAADVKRYQHRKWVSRLLIKNMEKSRIFVVFNEKDKVLNRAEDVLRSNDDYESEDINRLGNIFKKHGLALNAFYLDVSNMKPIHEGFLEPGQSADGGLSCLGKMYLSIFHAQIPEYSKETMKLIKKEKTASEVWGYELRKNCKDA from the coding sequence ATGCGCAAATTAATATTTGTTTTAGGTCTGTCTTTATTGGCACTCATTGTTTCAGGATGTAACCTTTTCAAAAAAGAACAGAAAGCACCAAAAGAACCATTATTGAGACAGACAGGACAAAATGCTGTCGAATCTTTTTCCTCTGAGGAGCATGTTGATGCCGATGTCTGGGTCGTCACCACTCGTAACGCTGAAAAAAACTCAGACTCAACCTTTTCGTTCAGTACAAAGGTTTCACCTGAATTAACAATGCTGGCTGTAAATTCACAAACCAGTCAAAATTCTATTTGGTCAGAGCGCGATGACAATGCCTATCAACGTTTAGCTCAATATATGGCAGCAAAAAGAAATGTCCAGAACTGTATCATGTATATTCATGGTTACGGGGCCGACATCACAAAGTTGATTGACCAAAGCAGAAAGATCGGGTTGTTATATCAGTCACGGGTGATCGCATTGGATTGGCCAACATATCAGCAGTGGTTTGAAAATGAAACGGATTCCACCTATGCGCGTTATTGGGAATCAAGAAAAAACGCAATTGATTCCTCAATGGTGTTCGGACGGTTTCTTAAGGCTTTTTTTCAACAGTATCCTGAAACAGGTTGTGCTTCCATTACCCTGCTTGCGCAGGGACAAGGTAATATCCTGGTTCAATCCCTGGTAGAAAAAGAGTTGTTTGATTCGGACATGGTCTATTTTGACAGTATTGTGCTCAATGCCGCGGATGTTAAGCGTTATCAACACCGCAAATGGGTGTCCCGGTTGCTGATCAAGAACATGGAAAAATCCCGGATTTTTGTTGTGTTCAATGAAAAAGATAAAGTCTTGAACCGGGCAGAGGATGTATTGAGATCAAATGATGATTATGAATCAGAAGATATCAATCGATTAGGTAATATTTTTAAAAAGCATGGTCTGGCGTTAAACGCGTTTTATCTGGATGTGAGCAATATGAAACCGATTCATGAAGGTTTTCTGGAACCCGGACAATCAGCAGATGGCGGTTTGTCCTGTCTGGGGAAGATGTATTTATCCATATTTCATGCTCAGATTCCTGAATATTCCAAAGAAACAATGAAATTGATAAAAAAAGAAAAGACCGCTTCTGAAGTGTGGGGATATGAACTCAGAAAAAATTGTAAGGACGCATAA
- the pelG gene encoding exopolysaccharide Pel transporter PelG translates to MAGIGFALRKLTRQDNLMGSVQAYLYSALITTGPWLFTIIALTSILYVAGKFVTIDVINDFRRILIYNFAFSLITTGPLYMVVTRFMADSLYRRDVSGTPGLMLGALIVLYLFELPLSCAFYLGYANLEFGTALTGILNYMLISTVWMVIVFISALHNYVLVTAAFGVGMFSGIVASFFLAQRFGSAGILNSFSFGLAVIVAILISRIFAEYPYPFMKPFEFLKYFKPYYQLALNGLFYNLAAWIDKILMWFAPEADRPGSLLNLYPNYDTAMFLAYISIIPAMAMFTVTVETSFFEKYIHFFHGITDYSTLAQIRDNHKNLLNNVLRSSRNFLVLQLSICVLGILTAPRIFSAFNINFMQIGIFRFGIMGAFFQIMIMFLSVLVQYFDQRAIALRIQVTFFLTNTVFTLITLKLGFKYYGAGYFYATLFTFIITSIHVMAYTEKLIFHTFVTNNIKD, encoded by the coding sequence ATGGCTGGAATTGGATTTGCTCTGCGAAAACTCACCCGACAGGATAATCTGATGGGGTCCGTACAGGCCTATCTGTATTCAGCGTTAATCACAACGGGTCCCTGGTTATTCACAATCATCGCGTTGACCAGTATTTTGTATGTTGCGGGGAAGTTTGTCACTATTGATGTGATCAATGATTTCCGGCGTATTCTTATCTATAACTTTGCTTTTTCTCTCATCACAACCGGGCCTTTGTATATGGTTGTGACCCGCTTTATGGCAGATTCACTTTATCGACGGGATGTGTCAGGCACACCGGGTCTCATGCTGGGTGCTCTGATCGTTTTGTATTTGTTTGAATTGCCATTGTCATGCGCGTTTTATCTGGGTTATGCCAACCTCGAATTTGGCACGGCACTGACCGGAATTTTGAATTATATGCTGATTAGTACCGTCTGGATGGTGATTGTGTTCATCTCGGCGTTGCATAATTATGTGCTGGTGACCGCGGCGTTCGGGGTGGGTATGTTTTCCGGGATTGTTGCCTCATTTTTTTTGGCACAGCGGTTTGGCTCTGCTGGAATTTTGAATAGTTTCAGTTTTGGACTGGCAGTCATTGTGGCGATTCTGATCAGCCGTATATTTGCTGAATATCCTTATCCTTTCATGAAACCCTTCGAATTTCTGAAATATTTCAAACCTTATTATCAACTGGCCTTAAACGGATTGTTTTATAATCTGGCGGCATGGATTGACAAAATTCTAATGTGGTTTGCACCTGAAGCAGATCGTCCTGGCAGTCTTCTGAATCTTTATCCAAATTATGACACGGCCATGTTTCTGGCATATATTTCAATTATTCCTGCCATGGCCATGTTTACTGTGACGGTAGAAACCAGTTTTTTTGAAAAATACATTCATTTTTTTCATGGAATTACAGATTATTCCACGCTGGCGCAGATAAGGGATAATCACAAGAACCTGTTGAATAATGTTCTGCGGAGTTCCAGAAATTTTCTGGTGTTGCAATTGAGTATCTGTGTGTTGGGTATTTTGACCGCACCCCGGATCTTCAGTGCGTTTAACATCAACTTCATGCAAATTGGTATTTTCAGATTCGGTATCATGGGCGCTTTTTTTCAAATCATGATTATGTTTCTCAGTGTGTTGGTACAATATTTTGATCAGAGAGCCATTGCACTGCGCATTCAGGTCACCTTTTTTTTAACCAATACCGTGTTTACATTGATCACTTTGAAACTGGGGTTCAAATACTATGGGGCCGGTTATTTTTATGCGACACTGTTCACGTTTATCATCACCAGTATCCATGTGATGGCATATACAGAAAAATTGATTTTTCATACTTTCGTCACCAACAATATTAAAGATTGA
- a CDS encoding tetratricopeptide repeat protein: protein MLRAYYITVILLFISGVFVSWLILPADSELALVMLKDKNFANALEVYEKKLAEGDWSQDVVKPLTDLYLQYGELEKAIRVLEKFIEKNPQNVDARYRIGTFYQYTQRPDDYRRNLEIIYKLAPTANVIRELADIYNFQGWYPKQAILLHELITRYPPPAKDDTMKLVYLYAVQHKFREALGPIEILLTLHTSKLDAKEMEFLVSVLIDADKRQEAFDYAWKFVMPDHLDEAVRLSKRLQAKGEAPNALKLIEPFESVADDHLHLLVQLVSLQLSLGQVDKALARLTRLFNADKLKDPDLLEELIKIVLERKDAGLLKQIVERSSMLDQIESETMLDMATFLAETKSLGVAKIFLGKLNQEYLEERLVVDAVLSTVAQAPNAQEKTDRLYNNNDISDRQRLTLAKFYQSAGHSQVAQKLASEITSFDHLVLISLTDVAEIFRRLGLGKVGLKLLQDMRAKRGESNSSQGDELDQAWATLSLAMGQTSQIHIWLNEPRERSQTLLTDVYFAAIEHKRYLVALEISRRLYEKFPGQETRNYLVDALLANKMYEEVLPHLRELVANNPKKWTYSYTDVLEKLNYTDELLTFWRKRLQTPNLSKNDRREIAFVFMKYNQIQDAEAIFILLAYNGGPQNRDLDQVLYIWGPAHTPEQQQWIKEQIEQADNNQKVEWIEKLIAGGLINQYTHVFNEMVAQDPQVLTLLRKKAHKESSGWVYSYYKLLEQTGHPDEIVALWKDQATRTDLNENDQRNVAFLLIQYKQPVTAETMFMTLAQNKSPKHADTVQFLYLWGSSQSAQGKKWIEERIRNSKIKDQTLWIDQLIQNNHVSQFTVLFEDLAYHSPELRNSLRLHSTTKPLYWVFSYAELLTQITDKNELRKLWQIQALRQDISDTDQAGIIYALSELGAKQDVEILLMRLSSHQSPETPYPRDLLYLWGDTIPEHAVTWLKDQLESASLEYKILWLELMIRTGTIGKHPRLFETTIAERPDILLLLRHQSRYQRLDWVYSYSDFLSQLKYQEEMGVLWNYQVQRPQLTDDEKRNIAFLLINIGDKKAAEQIFLELAQQQQAQHPDVEQLFYLWAETPPDTMKAWIHQRINTSSPQQKLLWYETLIQTGLSKHFIAEFKDYLVQNEPIKPLLRTVAFVKTVAWNSNYVQLLQEMGMPEESILIQRQLMTKKQLSVEDQRSLAYLAQKTGYPKDAEIIWMKLAAGKGPKSPDLEQLIYFWGNHPEPYALNWLISQIDRASMGERAVWIEQMIQWGVIKEFLIYFSRDLQKSPKAITPYLVKQTAAHPVEWSFSLIDFLEKMDQKTAALDVWSELTSRTELPEEDQRNIAYFLLDKGRKSPAQKVLLRLSQNQKPDSQDVQQLLYLWGPRPDAEQIAWLRHRTESAPEAEKIQWFRILQNIGQTKLVFKYIEKKSTPNSVVLRDYYLSLLKDQRNKSKFKQMLAFEISNEINPVRLEQLSKMAQEHNYPAIAETAFSKIVAMNPEHQTAKTELGKIYYSRGQYDLAETYLAASVTPEAEDLNAVYTYGDLLWQKGKYREANKFFDRILQQLSENKAKPMDQQIMAAQIYHKNKQTDKAIDIYRELAEKNPDNRQLRADLANLLLSVRRYKEAQALLLKIEANKKQ, encoded by the coding sequence ATGCTCCGCGCATATTACATCACTGTTATTTTGTTGTTTATTTCAGGTGTGTTCGTCAGTTGGCTTATTCTGCCTGCGGATTCCGAACTGGCGTTAGTGATGTTAAAGGACAAAAATTTCGCCAATGCGCTGGAAGTTTATGAAAAAAAATTAGCGGAAGGAGACTGGTCGCAAGATGTGGTCAAGCCTCTAACGGATCTTTACCTTCAGTATGGTGAGCTCGAAAAAGCCATTCGTGTTTTGGAAAAATTCATTGAAAAAAATCCCCAGAATGTTGATGCCCGATACCGCATAGGCACTTTTTACCAATACACTCAACGACCCGATGATTACCGCCGCAATCTGGAAATTATCTATAAGCTTGCGCCTACCGCCAATGTGATTCGCGAACTGGCCGATATTTACAATTTTCAGGGTTGGTACCCCAAACAAGCCATTCTGCTCCATGAATTGATCACCAGGTATCCTCCGCCAGCCAAGGATGACACCATGAAACTGGTGTACCTGTATGCGGTACAACATAAATTCAGGGAAGCCCTGGGTCCCATTGAGATTCTTCTTACCCTCCACACCTCAAAACTTGACGCCAAAGAAATGGAATTTCTTGTCAGTGTGCTGATTGACGCTGACAAACGTCAGGAAGCCTTTGATTATGCCTGGAAATTTGTGATGCCTGACCACCTGGATGAGGCTGTCCGTCTTTCAAAAAGACTTCAGGCGAAAGGCGAGGCGCCTAACGCGCTTAAGCTCATTGAGCCTTTTGAATCTGTTGCCGATGATCATTTACACCTTCTCGTCCAATTGGTATCGCTCCAGCTTTCTCTGGGACAAGTGGATAAAGCGCTGGCCAGATTAACCCGATTGTTCAATGCGGATAAACTTAAGGATCCCGATTTGCTGGAAGAATTGATTAAAATTGTGCTTGAACGCAAAGACGCGGGTTTATTGAAACAAATTGTGGAACGTTCTTCCATGCTGGATCAAATTGAATCTGAAACCATGCTGGATATGGCGACTTTTTTAGCAGAAACCAAATCCCTTGGTGTTGCTAAAATATTTCTGGGCAAACTGAATCAGGAATATTTAGAGGAGCGTTTGGTGGTAGATGCCGTTTTGTCAACAGTAGCCCAAGCGCCGAATGCTCAGGAAAAAACAGACAGGCTTTATAATAACAATGACATTTCTGACCGCCAACGTCTGACCCTTGCCAAATTTTATCAATCCGCCGGACATTCGCAGGTGGCACAGAAACTGGCCTCCGAAATTACATCCTTTGATCATCTGGTGTTGATCAGTCTGACAGATGTCGCTGAAATTTTTAGAAGACTTGGACTGGGCAAGGTTGGTTTGAAACTTCTGCAAGACATGAGAGCCAAACGAGGCGAAAGCAATTCCTCACAAGGTGATGAACTGGATCAGGCATGGGCTACTCTTTCTCTGGCCATGGGACAAACTTCACAGATTCATATATGGTTAAACGAACCTCGTGAACGCTCACAAACACTGCTCACCGATGTTTATTTCGCGGCTATAGAGCATAAACGTTATTTGGTGGCTCTTGAGATCTCCAGGCGTTTATATGAAAAATTTCCCGGCCAGGAAACACGTAATTATCTCGTAGACGCACTGCTGGCAAACAAAATGTATGAAGAGGTTCTGCCTCACTTGAGAGAACTGGTGGCGAATAATCCTAAAAAGTGGACTTATTCTTACACCGATGTTCTGGAAAAACTAAATTATACTGATGAACTGCTTACTTTCTGGCGAAAACGGCTTCAAACACCCAATCTGAGTAAAAACGACCGTAGGGAAATTGCCTTTGTGTTCATGAAATACAATCAGATTCAGGACGCTGAAGCCATATTTATTTTACTGGCATATAACGGTGGACCGCAAAACAGGGATCTTGACCAGGTGTTGTATATCTGGGGCCCTGCTCATACGCCGGAACAGCAACAGTGGATCAAAGAACAGATTGAACAGGCTGATAATAACCAAAAAGTCGAATGGATTGAAAAACTGATTGCTGGAGGTTTAATCAATCAATATACCCATGTTTTTAATGAAATGGTTGCTCAAGATCCCCAAGTCCTCACACTGCTACGTAAAAAAGCTCATAAAGAATCAAGTGGTTGGGTCTATAGCTATTACAAACTATTGGAACAGACAGGACATCCTGACGAAATTGTCGCACTTTGGAAAGATCAGGCAACCCGGACAGACCTCAATGAAAATGATCAACGAAATGTCGCATTCCTTCTGATTCAATACAAACAGCCCGTCACCGCTGAAACCATGTTTATGACACTGGCACAAAACAAAAGTCCCAAACATGCGGATACGGTTCAATTTCTTTATTTATGGGGATCTTCTCAATCAGCGCAGGGCAAAAAATGGATTGAGGAACGCATTCGGAACTCAAAAATCAAGGATCAAACTTTATGGATTGATCAACTCATACAAAACAACCATGTTTCTCAATTCACAGTTTTATTTGAAGATCTGGCCTATCATTCTCCCGAACTGCGGAATTCCCTACGGCTTCATTCCACCACAAAACCTCTGTATTGGGTGTTCTCCTATGCGGAACTGCTGACACAAATAACGGATAAAAATGAACTCCGAAAATTATGGCAGATTCAGGCACTCCGCCAGGATATTTCAGACACTGATCAGGCAGGTATTATATACGCGCTTTCTGAACTTGGGGCCAAACAGGATGTGGAAATCTTACTCATGCGTTTAAGTTCCCATCAATCACCAGAAACCCCATACCCTCGAGATCTGCTGTATCTATGGGGCGATACCATCCCGGAACATGCGGTGACATGGCTGAAGGATCAATTGGAATCGGCCTCCCTCGAATATAAGATTTTATGGCTTGAACTCATGATACGCACGGGAACAATTGGTAAACATCCCCGGTTGTTTGAAACCACGATCGCAGAGCGTCCGGACATACTGCTGTTGTTGCGACATCAATCCCGTTATCAGCGGTTGGACTGGGTTTATAGTTATTCAGACTTTTTATCGCAGTTGAAATATCAGGAGGAAATGGGTGTATTATGGAATTATCAGGTTCAACGACCACAGTTAACGGACGATGAAAAACGAAATATTGCTTTTCTTTTGATCAACATCGGCGATAAAAAAGCCGCTGAGCAGATTTTTCTGGAACTGGCGCAACAACAGCAGGCTCAACATCCTGATGTGGAACAACTTTTTTATCTATGGGCTGAAACACCCCCCGACACCATGAAGGCCTGGATTCATCAGCGAATCAACACGTCATCTCCACAGCAAAAATTACTGTGGTACGAAACCCTGATTCAAACGGGTCTTAGTAAGCATTTCATCGCTGAATTTAAAGATTATCTGGTTCAGAATGAGCCTATAAAACCACTGTTACGAACGGTTGCGTTTGTCAAAACTGTGGCGTGGAACAGCAATTATGTTCAGCTTCTGCAAGAAATGGGAATGCCTGAAGAATCCATATTGATTCAACGCCAACTCATGACAAAGAAACAGCTTTCTGTTGAGGATCAGCGCTCATTAGCCTATCTCGCTCAGAAAACAGGCTATCCCAAAGACGCTGAAATTATCTGGATGAAACTGGCAGCAGGCAAAGGTCCGAAATCACCTGATCTGGAACAATTGATCTATTTCTGGGGAAACCACCCTGAACCTTATGCCCTGAACTGGCTGATCAGTCAGATAGATCGTGCCTCCATGGGCGAAAGAGCCGTGTGGATTGAACAAATGATTCAGTGGGGAGTCATTAAGGAGTTTTTAATTTATTTTTCCAGAGATTTGCAAAAAAGTCCCAAGGCTATCACTCCGTATCTCGTCAAACAAACAGCCGCACACCCGGTTGAATGGAGTTTTTCACTGATTGATTTTCTCGAAAAAATGGACCAGAAAACCGCAGCCCTTGATGTGTGGAGTGAATTAACCTCCAGAACAGAACTTCCCGAAGAAGATCAACGGAACATCGCCTATTTCCTTCTGGACAAAGGCCGCAAGAGTCCAGCACAAAAAGTTTTGTTACGGTTGAGCCAAAATCAGAAACCGGATAGTCAGGATGTGCAGCAATTGTTATATTTGTGGGGTCCCAGACCTGATGCTGAACAAATCGCATGGTTGCGGCACCGCACAGAATCAGCTCCCGAAGCGGAAAAGATTCAATGGTTCAGAATCCTGCAAAACATTGGACAAACCAAACTTGTTTTTAAATATATTGAAAAAAAATCCACTCCGAACTCTGTAGTCCTCAGAGATTACTATCTTTCTCTCTTAAAAGACCAACGCAATAAATCAAAATTTAAACAGATGCTTGCGTTTGAAATATCCAATGAAATTAACCCTGTTCGCTTGGAACAACTTTCAAAAATGGCTCAGGAACACAATTATCCTGCCATTGCTGAAACGGCGTTTTCCAAAATTGTCGCCATGAATCCTGAGCATCAAACAGCAAAAACTGAATTAGGCAAAATATATTATTCCCGAGGTCAATACGACCTTGCTGAAACATATCTGGCCGCCAGTGTTACCCCTGAAGCCGAAGATCTGAACGCTGTTTATACCTATGGGGATCTCCTGTGGCAAAAAGGTAAATATCGGGAAGCCAACAAATTTTTTGACAGGATTCTTCAGCAACTGTCCGAAAATAAAGCCAAACCCATGGATCAGCAAATTATGGCCGCACAAATTTACCATAAAAACAAACAAACAGATAAAGCCATCGATATTTACAGAGAGCTGGCTGAAAAAAATCCAGATAATCGACAACTCCGGGCTGATTTAGCCAATTTGCTGCTCAGTGTCCGTCGTTATAAAGAAGCTCAAGCTCTTCTTTTAAAAATTGAAGCCAACAAAAAACAATGA
- a CDS encoding AAA family ATPase: MNIQKLSNQAQQIVEEEIKLLALVRQGLLAQSVPEQTSGVYNDIIELRNSINEARTEDMPTIIADMERLILLTQQQEKLNTVQLINSQSPYFGHIKIREKSRIRNLLIGEQNCFSSHLPCPVVDWKSAPISILYYRYREEDDYYEEIGDRLMEGVMLARRTLLFRNGELRRITSKDYDLICDDAGEWNEIQEQHAVLHGGSGTAIRAVSAVKKSQKISVDRHLHQITALLDPHQYDIITQPKDGVILIQGGAGSGKTTVALHRLAYLLAQYPQSFFPEHVMCMVFNTAIANYISTFFPALGIQGIKTWTYQHWASSFRKRFFQELPHVYSQNTPVNVIVFKKHPFLIHWFKELIQRRESGFLEDVRENLSKFQETEQAFQLWARVDKEPLIDKVLYLKAWLEKKSRFSDIPPCENYVFQKRMLSMLDNWFPGTESPVQLVVQLWEDAFIHKDTLQEACQRWIPGVFSDQQLTEIVMWAVRNYQKRQASKGDVNLDPDAVDLRLFVDDEPACLDDEDDTLLLFLYLLIMGPFRGKQQKRIMFHHLLVDEVQDFSPMELQVLVSMTPDQQKSITFAGDMDQQVATGSAWSNWDELFKYVDLQVKQLTPLKIGYRSTHEIMNVAREVIGPYSVNEEWQAYRHGEPVSLFSFQTTGHLIGWLCETLFDLMIREPGASVAVLTRNPDYADKIFMGLQMADIPHLRRIVDQEFTFTPGIEVTDIKQVKGLEFDYVLLVDADSGTYGIDVKSRNFMYVGATRAAHQLWLAHIGKPAPLLPLKILSQ, from the coding sequence GTGAATATTCAAAAATTATCCAATCAAGCCCAACAAATTGTTGAAGAAGAAATTAAATTGCTGGCATTGGTTCGGCAGGGACTTCTGGCTCAATCTGTGCCAGAACAGACCTCCGGCGTTTATAATGATATCATAGAATTAAGGAATTCGATCAATGAAGCCCGCACGGAAGACATGCCAACCATTATCGCGGATATGGAGCGCTTGATCCTGCTAACCCAGCAACAGGAAAAATTAAACACAGTTCAACTGATTAACTCTCAATCTCCGTATTTCGGACATATCAAAATCCGGGAAAAATCAAGAATCCGCAATTTGCTGATCGGGGAACAAAACTGCTTTTCATCCCATTTGCCCTGTCCGGTTGTGGATTGGAAGAGTGCGCCAATCAGCATTTTGTATTATCGTTATCGGGAAGAGGATGACTATTATGAAGAAATCGGGGATCGCCTCATGGAAGGTGTCATGCTGGCGCGACGGACTCTGTTGTTTCGTAATGGTGAGTTGAGACGTATCACTTCAAAAGATTATGATCTCATTTGTGATGATGCCGGCGAATGGAACGAAATCCAGGAGCAACACGCAGTTTTGCATGGCGGTAGCGGAACGGCCATTAGAGCAGTCTCTGCTGTTAAAAAATCCCAAAAAATCAGTGTTGATCGTCATTTGCACCAGATCACCGCATTGCTCGACCCGCATCAATATGACATCATCACTCAACCCAAAGACGGTGTGATTCTGATTCAGGGAGGTGCCGGTTCAGGAAAAACTACAGTCGCATTGCATCGGTTGGCATATCTGTTGGCACAATACCCCCAGTCGTTTTTTCCGGAACATGTGATGTGCATGGTGTTCAATACCGCAATTGCCAATTATATTTCGACATTTTTTCCAGCCCTTGGAATTCAGGGGATTAAAACCTGGACATACCAGCACTGGGCCTCTTCGTTCAGAAAACGATTTTTTCAGGAATTGCCCCATGTCTATTCTCAAAATACACCAGTGAATGTGATTGTCTTCAAGAAGCATCCGTTTTTAATTCATTGGTTCAAGGAACTGATTCAACGCAGAGAATCAGGCTTTTTAGAGGATGTGCGTGAGAATCTTTCCAAATTCCAGGAAACGGAACAGGCCTTTCAATTGTGGGCACGGGTTGATAAAGAACCCTTGATTGATAAAGTGTTGTATCTCAAAGCCTGGCTGGAGAAGAAATCCAGATTTTCAGACATTCCGCCATGCGAAAATTATGTATTTCAAAAGCGGATGCTGTCAATGTTGGACAATTGGTTTCCCGGAACAGAATCACCCGTTCAGTTGGTCGTTCAACTTTGGGAAGATGCCTTTATCCATAAAGATACTTTGCAGGAAGCCTGTCAACGCTGGATTCCCGGAGTTTTTTCAGATCAGCAGTTGACTGAAATTGTGATGTGGGCGGTGAGAAACTATCAGAAACGACAGGCCTCGAAAGGCGATGTCAATCTGGATCCGGATGCGGTGGATTTAAGGTTGTTTGTGGATGACGAGCCGGCATGTCTGGATGATGAAGACGACACTTTGCTCCTGTTTCTGTACTTGCTCATTATGGGACCTTTTCGGGGTAAACAACAGAAAAGAATCATGTTTCACCATTTACTGGTGGATGAAGTTCAGGACTTTAGCCCGATGGAATTGCAGGTTCTGGTGTCAATGACTCCGGATCAGCAAAAAAGTATCACCTTTGCGGGAGACATGGATCAACAGGTCGCAACCGGTTCTGCCTGGAGTAACTGGGATGAACTGTTCAAATATGTGGATTTGCAGGTGAAGCAGTTGACACCGCTGAAAATTGGTTATCGTTCGACCCATGAAATCATGAATGTGGCAAGAGAGGTGATTGGACCTTACAGTGTCAATGAGGAATGGCAGGCTTATCGGCATGGGGAACCAGTATCGCTGTTTTCATTTCAAACCACAGGGCATCTGATCGGCTGGCTTTGTGAAACATTGTTTGATCTCATGATACGGGAACCTGGAGCCAGTGTTGCGGTGCTGACACGGAATCCTGATTATGCGGACAAGATCTTCATGGGATTGCAAATGGCCGATATTCCTCATTTACGACGCATTGTAGATCAGGAATTTACGTTCACACCCGGAATTGAAGTGACGGATATCAAACAGGTGAAAGGACTGGAGTTTGATTATGTGTTGCTGGTGGATGCTGACTCAGGTACTTACGGAATTGACGTGAAATCAAGAAATTTTATGTATGTTGGCGCGACACGGGCCGCACACCAGTTATGGTTGGCCCATATTGGCAAACCAGCCCCCCTTCTTCCCCTGAAGATTCTTTCCCAATAA
- a CDS encoding endo alpha-1,4 polygalactosaminidase, which produces MLLPIRHSIFIFLIILPAFSIHAEQPNSWIIYNGADILPEAFRDYDMMVMDGKNHIALRALLAWDKTILARVSLGQIHESDPDFQQVKDANILIAPSSDKPGFWFVDIRQDFWPKLILEQIIPEILHDRFTGLMLDSLEQIMGFEQNNPKYKGLSLSAVHLIQAIRMHYSTMLMINCACDLIHDIAPYADMIVGESLFSFYDPKTKTYQLQPNQSYKIRIQKMREIQKTNPHIGLYSLDYWNPDDLSMIEKIVEEEKKSGVIPYVGNFQLDHVKIQTTP; this is translated from the coding sequence ATGCTTTTGCCAATCCGTCATTCTATTTTTATTTTTCTGATCATACTGCCCGCTTTTTCCATTCATGCGGAGCAACCCAATTCCTGGATCATTTATAACGGTGCTGACATCCTTCCAGAAGCCTTTCGTGACTATGACATGATGGTCATGGATGGAAAAAATCACATTGCGCTTCGTGCATTGCTGGCCTGGGATAAAACCATCCTCGCCCGGGTCAGTCTTGGACAAATTCATGAATCAGATCCTGATTTTCAACAAGTCAAAGACGCAAACATTCTGATTGCCCCAAGTTCTGACAAGCCGGGATTCTGGTTTGTCGATATCAGGCAGGATTTTTGGCCCAAATTGATATTGGAACAAATTATTCCAGAAATTCTACACGATCGTTTCACGGGTTTAATGCTCGATTCTTTAGAGCAAATCATGGGATTTGAACAGAACAATCCCAAATACAAGGGGTTGTCGCTGAGTGCGGTTCATCTGATCCAGGCAATTCGCATGCATTATTCCACCATGCTCATGATTAATTGTGCCTGCGATCTCATCCATGACATTGCGCCCTATGCTGATATGATTGTGGGTGAATCCCTGTTTTCATTTTATGATCCCAAAACTAAAACTTACCAACTTCAGCCCAACCAGTCGTACAAAATACGAATTCAAAAAATGCGGGAAATACAAAAAACAAATCCACATATTGGCCTTTATTCTCTGGATTATTGGAATCCTGATGATCTGAGTATGATTGAGAAAATTGTTGAGGAAGAAAAAAAATCAGGAGTAATCCCTTATGTGGGTAATTTTCAACTGGATCATGTGAAAATACAGACAACTCCATAG